One stretch of Corynebacterium auriscanis DNA includes these proteins:
- a CDS encoding glutathione S-transferase C-terminal domain-containing protein: MSYVEGNSYKRDTNYIDDRILADPTGFDSSTTRSGQGEAWKAEPGKYRLIAARACPWAHRAVITRRLMGLEDAISQGLTGPTHDWKSWTFDLYEDSVDPVLGIGKLRDAYMHRFPDYPRGITVPAIVDIESKAVVTNDFPTIIPDLATQWGEFAREGAPDLYPEDMREDIDALADEIFHNVNNGVYKCGFTRNQKSYEEAFANLFGTLDKLEERLTGRRYLMGDHITLVDIFLYATLIRFDMVYHNHFRCNRNKISEMPALWGYLRDLFQTPGFGDTTNFHQIKDHYFLVHQDINPTGVVPIGPDPKIFYTEHGREALGGSPFGEGTAPGPVREEDKTEGDEAGAFA; the protein is encoded by the coding sequence ATGAGCTACGTTGAAGGCAATTCCTACAAACGAGATACCAACTACATCGACGACCGCATCCTCGCTGACCCCACCGGCTTCGATTCCTCCACCACACGGTCCGGCCAGGGTGAAGCGTGGAAGGCCGAGCCTGGTAAATACCGACTGATTGCAGCGCGCGCCTGCCCTTGGGCTCACCGCGCCGTCATCACCCGTCGCCTCATGGGACTGGAAGATGCCATCAGTCAAGGACTGACGGGCCCCACCCACGATTGGAAGTCGTGGACTTTCGACCTATACGAAGACTCGGTCGATCCAGTGCTTGGCATTGGTAAGCTACGCGACGCCTACATGCACCGCTTCCCCGATTACCCACGAGGCATCACCGTGCCCGCCATCGTGGACATCGAGTCGAAGGCCGTTGTCACCAATGACTTCCCCACCATCATCCCCGATTTGGCGACCCAGTGGGGAGAGTTCGCCCGCGAGGGTGCTCCCGACCTCTACCCAGAGGACATGCGCGAGGACATTGATGCCCTTGCCGATGAGATCTTCCACAACGTCAACAACGGTGTGTACAAGTGCGGGTTCACCCGTAATCAGAAGTCGTACGAAGAGGCCTTCGCTAACCTTTTCGGAACCCTAGACAAATTGGAAGAGCGCCTTACGGGGCGTCGATACCTGATGGGAGACCACATCACGCTGGTCGACATCTTCTTGTACGCCACCCTCATTCGCTTTGACATGGTGTACCACAACCACTTCCGGTGCAACCGGAACAAGATCTCCGAGATGCCAGCGTTGTGGGGTTACCTGCGCGATCTGTTCCAGACACCAGGGTTCGGTGATACCACCAACTTCCACCAGATCAAGGATCACTACTTCCTCGTTCACCAGGACATCAACCCCACCGGTGTTGTTCCCATCGGGCCGGATCCAAAAATTTTCTACACCGAACACGGTCGCGAAGCGCTGGGTGGCAGCCCATTCGGCGAAGGCACCGCACCGGGCCCAGTGCGCGAAGAGGACAAGACCGAGGGTGACGAAGCGGGAGCGTTTGCCTAA
- a CDS encoding LysE/ArgO family amino acid transporter, protein MGHIFTSAGLHVMLQGFLLWISLIVALGPQNALIIKQGLRRHALGPVIAVCMLSDCLLVIGGIAGVDFIVGRVPWLLQVLRWAGVAFLLWFAFVNFKEARTPRGIMAADAPNGDSFTDATLSPTSHTPQAVDTLGSADTPVDGGSSQVATLTRTSTAVSMEHAPAQNQLPTQNQLPNRESIRKPVLAAIAMSWLNPGAFVDGFVMLGGVAHQYGDLAWALGIGALVATLTWFPALGFGARAMSRHLAKPSVWQKINVGIGIMMVIIAARLAMGV, encoded by the coding sequence ATGGGACACATCTTCACCTCGGCAGGTTTACATGTCATGCTGCAGGGATTTCTACTATGGATTTCTCTCATCGTGGCCCTTGGTCCACAAAACGCCCTCATCATCAAACAAGGCCTGCGCCGCCATGCCTTGGGTCCGGTCATCGCGGTTTGCATGCTTTCGGATTGCCTACTCGTCATTGGTGGCATCGCCGGTGTGGACTTCATCGTCGGCCGGGTTCCTTGGCTGTTGCAGGTGCTGCGCTGGGCGGGCGTGGCCTTCCTCCTGTGGTTCGCCTTCGTCAATTTCAAAGAGGCCCGCACCCCTCGCGGCATCATGGCCGCTGACGCGCCGAACGGGGATTCTTTTACCGACGCCACGCTGTCCCCAACCTCACACACCCCTCAAGCAGTGGATACGCTCGGCAGCGCGGACACACCCGTGGATGGCGGATCGTCGCAGGTAGCGACCCTCACGCGTACATCTACTGCGGTTTCCATGGAGCATGCCCCGGCTCAAAACCAGCTTCCCACTCAAAACCAGCTTCCCAACCGCGAATCCATCCGCAAACCCGTACTCGCCGCCATCGCGATGAGCTGGCTCAATCCTGGGGCATTCGTCGACGGCTTTGTGATGCTGGGCGGTGTGGCGCACCAGTACGGCGATCTGGCATGGGCGTTGGGAATCGGTGCGCTAGTTGCGACCCTGACGTGGTTCCCGGCGCTCGGTTTCGGCGCCCGCGCGATGTCTCGACATCTGGCTAAGCCGAGCGTGTGGCAGAAAATCAATGTGGGCATCGGAATCATGATGGTAATCATTGCCGCCCGATTGGCGATGGGCGTGTAG
- the ilvD gene encoding dihydroxy-acid dehydratase has protein sequence MNAIPFRSAVTTQGRNAAGARALWRATGMTDSDFDKPIIAIANSYTQFVPGHVHLKNVGDIVADAIREAGGVPREFNTIAVDDGIAMGHAGMLYSLPSREVISDAVEYMVNGHAADALVCISNCDKITPGMLNAAMRLNIPVVFVSGGPMEAGKAVVEDGVAHAPTDLITAISASASDAVSAQSLLNVEQAACPTCGSCSGMFTANSMNCLTEALGLSLPGNGSTLATHEARRALFTQAGTTIVDLCKRYYGEGDDSVLPRSIATREAFENAMALDMAMGGSTNTVLHILAAAQEGEVDFDLHDIDELSTKVPCLSKVSPNSDYHMEDVHRGGGIPAILGELWRGGKLNENVHTVHASSLKEWLLPWDIRSGEASDEAIELFHAAPGGTRTTEAFSQANRWSSLDTDAEGGVIRDIDHAYTADGGLAILRGNIAPDGAVIKAAGVDESLWHFEGTALVVESQEDAVRVILDKKVQPGHVVVVRYEGPSGGPGMQEMLHPTAFLKGAGLGKKCALITDGRFSGGSSGISVGHISPEAAHGGLIGLIQDGDKIVIDVHERRLELDVPDEEITKRREAMEASDKPWTPTTRSRKVTKALRAYAAMATSADKGAVREVK, from the coding sequence ATGAACGCAATCCCCTTTCGTTCCGCTGTCACCACCCAGGGTCGCAATGCGGCAGGCGCCCGTGCGCTCTGGCGCGCCACGGGAATGACCGATAGCGATTTCGACAAGCCCATTATCGCCATCGCCAACTCTTACACTCAGTTCGTGCCAGGCCACGTGCACCTAAAAAACGTAGGTGACATTGTGGCCGATGCCATCCGCGAGGCTGGTGGTGTGCCCCGCGAATTCAATACCATCGCCGTCGACGATGGTATCGCCATGGGCCACGCGGGCATGCTGTACTCCTTGCCGTCGCGCGAAGTTATTTCCGACGCCGTGGAATACATGGTTAACGGACACGCAGCTGATGCGCTGGTATGTATCTCCAATTGCGACAAGATCACCCCCGGTATGTTGAACGCCGCGATGCGGTTGAACATCCCAGTGGTGTTCGTTTCCGGTGGTCCGATGGAAGCCGGTAAGGCCGTGGTGGAAGATGGTGTAGCCCATGCTCCGACGGACCTCATCACCGCCATCTCGGCTTCAGCATCGGATGCAGTGTCCGCACAATCCTTGCTCAACGTGGAGCAGGCAGCCTGCCCAACGTGCGGATCGTGCTCCGGGATGTTTACCGCGAACTCGATGAACTGCCTGACCGAGGCCTTGGGATTGTCATTGCCGGGCAATGGCTCCACACTCGCCACTCACGAAGCTCGTCGCGCTCTGTTCACGCAGGCCGGCACCACCATCGTGGACCTGTGCAAACGCTACTACGGTGAAGGCGACGATTCCGTGCTGCCTCGCAGCATTGCCACACGCGAGGCTTTTGAAAACGCAATGGCACTGGACATGGCAATGGGTGGGTCCACCAACACCGTCCTGCACATCTTGGCTGCAGCCCAAGAGGGCGAGGTTGATTTCGATCTGCACGATATCGATGAGCTGTCCACAAAGGTCCCGTGCCTGTCGAAGGTTTCCCCCAACTCCGACTACCACATGGAAGACGTGCACCGTGGTGGTGGCATTCCGGCCATTCTGGGCGAGCTGTGGCGTGGCGGGAAGTTGAACGAGAACGTCCACACCGTCCACGCATCGTCTCTCAAAGAATGGTTGCTGCCCTGGGATATCCGCAGCGGCGAAGCCAGTGATGAAGCAATTGAGTTGTTCCACGCAGCCCCCGGCGGGACCCGCACCACCGAGGCATTCTCCCAAGCCAACCGCTGGTCTAGCCTGGATACAGATGCCGAAGGCGGTGTGATTAGGGATATTGATCACGCCTACACTGCCGACGGCGGGCTGGCGATCCTGCGCGGAAACATCGCTCCCGATGGAGCTGTGATCAAGGCAGCGGGTGTGGACGAAAGCCTCTGGCACTTCGAGGGCACCGCCCTGGTTGTGGAGAGTCAAGAGGATGCCGTACGCGTGATCTTGGACAAGAAGGTCCAACCCGGCCACGTTGTTGTGGTTCGTTACGAAGGCCCCTCCGGTGGCCCCGGTATGCAGGAGATGCTGCACCCGACAGCATTCCTCAAGGGTGCAGGCCTGGGCAAGAAGTGCGCGTTGATCACCGACGGTCGCTTCTCCGGTGGTTCTTCGGGAATCTCCGTAGGTCACATCTCCCCCGAAGCTGCGCATGGTGGCCTCATCGGTTTGATCCAAGACGGAGACAAGATCGTGATTGACGTTCATGAGCGCCGCCTGGAACTGGACGTACCGGACGAGGAAATCACGAAACGCCGTGAGGCGATGGAAGCGAGCGACAAGCCGTGGACCCCTACGACGCGCTCCCGCAAGGTGACCAAGGCACTGCGTGCCTACGCAGCCATGGCTACCAGCGCAGACAAGGGTGCGGTTCGGGAAGTGAAATAA
- a CDS encoding ArgP/LysG family DNA-binding transcriptional regulator — translation MAGKLDSRQLNTLLAVVDTGSFDAAAASLGISASAVSQRIKTLESGMGRILVRRTSPATATPAGEILVQTARRMELLEKEAELQLEGRLNSVPLSVVINADSLATWFRQVLIDAATWPGAGLNISIEDERHSLRMLRRGDCMAVVTTESVAMAGCEVDYLGRHRYLPVCQPRLARWFSSGDFTWQTLPVARFGAKDRMEAAFLRQELGDFSPSPERREFHIPSYEGILDAVLAGLGWAMVPESTVWPLIEENRLVQLHPASLEIPLYWQRWKVESVMLDRLTDSIHAAAASSLD, via the coding sequence GTGGCAGGCAAACTGGATTCTCGGCAACTCAACACGCTGTTGGCCGTGGTGGACACCGGGAGTTTCGACGCCGCTGCGGCGTCGCTGGGGATTAGTGCATCAGCAGTATCGCAACGCATCAAGACACTAGAAAGTGGGATGGGGCGGATTTTGGTACGCAGGACCTCCCCTGCGACCGCCACGCCGGCGGGGGAGATCCTGGTGCAAACTGCGCGGCGCATGGAGCTTTTGGAGAAGGAAGCTGAATTGCAGCTGGAGGGGCGATTGAATTCGGTTCCCCTGAGCGTGGTGATTAATGCCGATAGTTTGGCCACGTGGTTCCGCCAAGTGCTGATCGATGCCGCAACGTGGCCCGGTGCTGGATTGAATATCAGCATCGAGGACGAGCGCCACTCGTTGCGAATGCTGCGCCGAGGCGATTGCATGGCGGTGGTGACAACGGAATCGGTGGCCATGGCTGGGTGTGAGGTGGACTACCTAGGTCGTCATCGATATCTGCCCGTGTGCCAACCAAGGCTGGCCCGGTGGTTTAGTAGCGGCGACTTTACGTGGCAGACGTTGCCGGTGGCCCGATTTGGGGCCAAGGATCGCATGGAGGCGGCCTTCCTGCGGCAGGAGCTGGGAGACTTCAGCCCCTCACCCGAGCGCCGTGAATTCCACATCCCATCGTACGAGGGCATTCTGGATGCGGTGTTGGCCGGACTGGGGTGGGCTATGGTGCCCGAGTCGACGGTGTGGCCGCTCATAGAAGAAAACCGGCTGGTGCAATTGCATCCAGCCAGTCTAGAAATCCCGTTGTATTGGCAACGGTGGAAGGTGGAATCGGTGATGCTGGACCGGCTCACCGACAGCATTCATGCGGCGGCGGCCAGCAGCTTGGATTAG
- a CDS encoding acetolactate synthase large subunit has translation MTDTSRSQPSPAMLANRSAGKAATVQPERINGAQAIVRSLEELGTDVVFGLPGGAVLPLYEALYDSTRLNHILVRHEQGAGHAATGYAQVTGRVGVCIATSGPGATNLVTPIADANMDSVPIVAITGQVGANLLGTDAFQEADIRGVTMPITKHNFMVTRPEDIPAAIAEAFHVASTGRPGAVLVDIPKDVQNAELDFVWPPAYELPGYRPVTTPHSRQIEEAVRLISQASKPVLYIGGGVIKADAHAELKAFAEANSIPVVTTLMALGSFPDSHPLHMGMPGMHGSVPAVAALQRSDLLITIGARFDDRVTGHVESFAPNAKVIHADIDPAEIGKIRAADVPIVGDAREVLAALHDAIDALGLPKPQTDNWLQYLGNLVDEFPRGYEEQPDGKLAPQFVIETLSKLAGPEAIYAAGVGQHQMWAAQFVDYEKPRTWLNSGGLGTMGYSVPAAMGAKAGAPDREVWAIDGDGCFQMTNQELVTCAVENLPIKVALINNGNLGMVRQWQTLFYDKRYSHTNLKPKENYLPDFLMLAESMGCAAFRVTKAEDVEPTIRKAQEINDRPVVIDFIVGEDAQVWPMVAAGTSNEEIQYARDLRPLFDDENSAAENPADIHEVTQEGEQN, from the coding sequence GTGACAGACACATCACGCTCTCAACCAAGTCCAGCCATGTTGGCAAACCGCAGCGCCGGTAAAGCGGCCACGGTGCAGCCAGAGCGAATTAATGGCGCGCAAGCGATTGTGCGTTCGCTAGAGGAACTCGGTACAGACGTCGTATTCGGCCTCCCTGGTGGCGCGGTTCTGCCACTGTATGAGGCCTTGTATGACTCAACTCGGCTGAATCACATTCTGGTGCGACACGAGCAGGGGGCGGGGCACGCTGCCACCGGTTACGCTCAGGTCACTGGTCGAGTGGGTGTATGTATCGCAACATCCGGGCCGGGTGCAACCAACCTGGTGACCCCCATTGCCGATGCCAACATGGACTCGGTTCCGATTGTGGCGATCACCGGCCAGGTGGGCGCGAACCTACTGGGCACCGACGCCTTCCAGGAAGCGGATATTCGGGGTGTGACCATGCCGATCACCAAGCATAACTTCATGGTGACGCGTCCAGAGGATATTCCGGCCGCGATCGCCGAGGCGTTCCACGTAGCCAGCACCGGTCGCCCAGGTGCGGTGCTGGTGGACATTCCCAAGGACGTCCAGAATGCAGAGCTGGATTTCGTCTGGCCCCCAGCGTACGAGCTTCCGGGGTATCGCCCGGTGACCACGCCGCATAGTCGCCAGATTGAAGAAGCCGTGCGTTTAATTAGCCAGGCGTCTAAGCCCGTGCTGTACATCGGCGGCGGTGTGATCAAGGCCGATGCGCATGCGGAGCTCAAGGCTTTTGCGGAAGCGAACAGCATTCCGGTAGTGACCACGTTGATGGCTCTGGGTTCGTTCCCAGATTCGCACCCGCTGCACATGGGAATGCCGGGCATGCACGGCAGCGTACCGGCGGTGGCTGCTTTGCAGCGCTCCGACCTGCTGATTACGATTGGCGCGCGTTTCGATGACCGTGTGACGGGTCACGTGGAAAGCTTCGCACCGAACGCAAAGGTCATTCACGCCGATATTGATCCAGCGGAGATTGGCAAGATCCGGGCCGCCGACGTGCCGATCGTGGGCGATGCGCGTGAGGTACTGGCTGCGCTGCACGATGCAATCGATGCACTGGGCTTACCTAAGCCTCAGACTGACAATTGGTTGCAGTATCTGGGCAATCTGGTTGATGAATTCCCGCGCGGTTATGAAGAGCAGCCAGACGGCAAGCTGGCACCACAGTTTGTTATCGAGACACTGTCTAAGTTGGCGGGCCCCGAGGCCATTTATGCTGCTGGCGTGGGTCAGCACCAAATGTGGGCTGCGCAATTCGTGGATTATGAAAAACCACGCACATGGCTCAACTCCGGTGGACTCGGAACGATGGGTTATTCCGTTCCAGCCGCGATGGGCGCGAAAGCCGGCGCTCCCGATAGGGAAGTGTGGGCCATCGACGGGGATGGTTGCTTCCAAATGACGAACCAGGAATTAGTGACCTGCGCGGTGGAGAACCTACCTATCAAGGTTGCGCTCATTAATAACGGCAACCTGGGTATGGTTCGACAGTGGCAGACCTTGTTCTACGACAAGCGCTATTCACATACGAACCTCAAGCCGAAGGAAAACTACCTGCCAGACTTCCTCATGTTGGCAGAATCCATGGGATGCGCGGCTTTCCGCGTGACAAAGGCTGAGGACGTTGAACCCACGATCCGCAAGGCCCAGGAAATCAACGACCGCCCGGTCGTCATCGACTTCATCGTCGGCGAGGATGCTCAAGTGTGGCCCATGGTTGCGGCGGGTACCTCCAACGAGGAGATCCAGTATGCGCGTGACCTTCGCCCACTGTTTGACGACGAAAACTCCGCTGCTGAAAACCCAGCGGATATCCACGAGGTTACCCAAGAAGGGGAGCAGAACTAA
- a CDS encoding PH domain-containing protein yields the protein MSSSPASPSPERNTVFRPSREHVLAAFVMFLICLMFTGYNVKWFFWVPILPLLLMVWVLRVRTVVGPQGISTRYLLKKSGQMEWENFKSIRFNKAGKGFATSHNDDMMWLPGVSFNSLATLSEATDGRIPDPVTAGRRATQEKVQVVHKDGYAVLMDQDEYADYETKRRAEYESNNTKSGEE from the coding sequence ATGAGCTCAAGCCCAGCATCCCCCAGCCCAGAGCGAAACACCGTTTTTCGACCGAGCCGTGAGCATGTGTTGGCAGCGTTTGTGATGTTCCTCATCTGCCTTATGTTCACCGGTTACAACGTTAAGTGGTTTTTCTGGGTACCGATTCTCCCGCTTCTGCTTATGGTGTGGGTGCTGCGCGTCCGCACCGTGGTGGGGCCGCAAGGGATTTCCACGCGCTACCTCCTGAAAAAGTCAGGTCAGATGGAATGGGAGAATTTCAAATCCATCCGCTTCAACAAAGCGGGCAAGGGTTTTGCCACCAGCCACAATGACGACATGATGTGGCTGCCTGGTGTGAGCTTCAACTCGCTCGCCACCCTGAGCGAGGCAACCGACGGCCGAATTCCAGACCCGGTGACAGCTGGCCGTCGTGCGACGCAGGAAAAGGTTCAAGTCGTACACAAGGACGGATACGCAGTCCTCATGGATCAAGACGAGTACGCGGACTACGAAACGAAGCGCCGCGCGGAATACGAATCCAATAACACAAAGTCCGGAGAAGAATAA
- a CDS encoding mechanosensitive ion channel domain-containing protein, whose protein sequence is MVDLKFFLFQLWEWFVNHGIPLTALLLCAILLPRLGRLAVRVIARRFSKGEEATKTRLALIGALVYVIQAIGFFIIIMLALTNLGVPPIGAALPATVLTAAIGFGSQKIIGDFLAGFFIISERQFGVGDFVSFDGTASDISGTVVALTLRATKVRTPSGELVTVPNGSAGVITNYSQEWSRAVVNLAIPLLPGEAMDDLISTVETTVHQALKDPSIVSDVRGQIEILPATEIIAPVAAGQPWSVNFRINAEVNPAMQWAVERVIRSALLNVFWDRYDLPGAPIGTGASRPPQVAGTPSSSRSDADTAPTEAFTSPNRSTEGVTAPTSTWSRRTVDGHPAHARDEEGSAAATNAGPTAVFPAAGVAGAAAVGNDASAAHAANPDGNTRTTSVAGAAGAADGTDAGASQTAPVSARADGETGTKLIPENQSPTDDDAEAAAPIAPSDHGPGKGLDADRFSEDDLQEFEPQRQEYDTRIKNILSLGGRVRWSTTALMIALLFVGLLAIFSSNPEGGNAGVLSPDKWRVTKTSEPTASETEPSPNQSEQPSSSVEETTTNTDDGNQAPTSQTNPPTDTDQGPNPGGAATTNQSPGAPTAQRGTDPTGNPQSGNNPGTDSATDRGAGGANGASENAPDATR, encoded by the coding sequence ATGGTGGATTTGAAATTTTTCCTATTTCAGTTGTGGGAGTGGTTCGTCAACCACGGCATCCCCCTCACCGCGTTGCTCCTGTGCGCCATCCTGTTACCGAGGCTGGGGCGCTTGGCAGTGCGCGTCATTGCCCGTCGCTTCAGTAAGGGTGAAGAGGCCACGAAGACACGGCTTGCACTCATTGGTGCCTTGGTCTATGTCATTCAAGCCATCGGCTTCTTCATCATCATCATGTTGGCGCTCACGAACTTGGGTGTGCCACCAATCGGAGCTGCTCTCCCAGCCACCGTCCTTACCGCTGCCATCGGTTTTGGTTCGCAGAAGATCATTGGCGACTTCCTCGCCGGATTCTTCATTATCTCTGAGCGACAATTCGGTGTGGGCGACTTCGTGTCTTTCGACGGCACAGCCAGCGACATTTCAGGCACCGTCGTGGCGCTGACCTTGCGCGCCACCAAGGTGCGCACCCCTTCGGGCGAATTGGTTACGGTTCCGAATGGCTCGGCGGGCGTCATCACAAACTATTCGCAGGAATGGTCGCGTGCGGTGGTCAACTTGGCCATCCCATTGCTCCCCGGTGAAGCCATGGATGACCTAATCTCCACGGTCGAAACCACGGTTCACCAGGCACTCAAGGACCCGTCCATCGTCAGTGACGTGCGCGGGCAAATCGAAATCCTCCCTGCCACCGAGATCATCGCCCCTGTCGCCGCCGGCCAACCGTGGTCGGTGAACTTCCGCATCAACGCCGAGGTCAACCCCGCCATGCAGTGGGCTGTTGAACGCGTGATTCGCTCTGCGCTTCTAAACGTTTTCTGGGATCGCTACGATCTGCCAGGCGCCCCCATCGGCACTGGCGCATCACGCCCGCCGCAGGTCGCAGGCACTCCTTCTTCTTCTCGCTCCGACGCCGACACGGCCCCCACCGAAGCCTTCACCTCGCCCAATCGTTCTACCGAGGGCGTTACTGCGCCCACATCCACATGGTCGCGCCGCACTGTTGACGGTCATCCCGCGCATGCGCGGGATGAGGAAGGTTCCGCTGCAGCGACTAATGCTGGCCCCACAGCTGTGTTCCCGGCCGCTGGTGTTGCGGGTGCGGCAGCAGTAGGGAACGACGCAAGCGCTGCACACGCCGCAAACCCAGATGGAAACACACGTACCACTAGTGTTGCGGGTGCTGCCGGGGCAGCTGACGGCACGGATGCTGGCGCAAGCCAGACCGCGCCCGTATCAGCCCGCGCCGACGGGGAGACCGGCACCAAACTCATCCCAGAGAACCAGTCTCCCACCGATGACGACGCCGAAGCCGCCGCCCCGATCGCGCCGAGCGACCACGGGCCAGGCAAGGGCCTCGACGCAGATAGATTTAGCGAGGACGATCTACAGGAATTCGAGCCACAGCGGCAGGAATACGACACAAGGATTAAGAATATCCTCAGCTTGGGTGGCCGCGTGCGCTGGTCGACCACAGCACTCATGATCGCGCTTCTTTTCGTAGGACTGCTAGCGATATTCTCCAGCAATCCAGAGGGTGGCAATGCGGGTGTCCTCTCCCCCGACAAATGGCGGGTAACCAAAACTAGCGAACCCACTGCATCCGAAACAGAACCCAGCCCCAACCAGTCGGAGCAGCCATCCTCTTCCGTGGAAGAAACCACCACGAACACCGACGATGGCAACCAAGCACCTACGTCACAGACCAACCCACCGACAGATACGGACCAAGGTCCCAACCCAGGTGGCGCGGCAACCACCAACCAATCCCCCGGCGCACCGACGGCGCAGCGGGGAACTGACCCAACCGGCAATCCCCAGAGTGGGAACAACCCCGGCACCGATAGCGCCACTGACCGTGGAGCGGGTGGCGCCAACGGGGCCTCAGAAAACGCACCCGACGCAACCCGATAG
- a CDS encoding DoxX family protein, translating to MTDETKRNRNRKTDPGVAKPAGRMAADDLFADDTADIDVPVYRRDRKEGAVEGGAAPKSRRDIYDVLGRARPQRITPPTVESKSSDQPAPNAQPEGRTEEPATPVSGADEQPTTVIPTAGRGQDNGSRGQDSDRRGQDNESRGQDNGNRGHNSAGEGPAKAVGVGAGPTGQSATTQPQGSDDTVVFPEANANPHRGDVHPAESALAPAEPQAAAVGTDATVVEGDPATDVHVHDKRGTTGFGLFLLRLVAGVLLLVYGLQTLFAFGGNPGLNAFEGLLTQYKYADLLAVGLSIGQVAAGGLLILGLLTPVGAAVGAIVSAFLAGHYMGMSGGNLWPYALSPQTQLWSLLALICLALIFTGPGRISVDRNRGWARRPLASAWIFAIIAIGAAAALWIVVGGGNPVR from the coding sequence GTGACTGATGAGACTAAGCGCAACCGCAACCGAAAGACCGATCCGGGTGTAGCGAAGCCCGCCGGCCGCATGGCAGCGGACGACCTCTTCGCAGATGACACCGCTGATATTGACGTTCCTGTGTACCGCAGGGATCGCAAAGAGGGTGCCGTAGAGGGGGGCGCCGCGCCTAAGTCTCGTCGTGATATCTACGACGTGTTGGGGCGCGCGCGTCCACAGCGGATTACACCACCTACCGTGGAGTCGAAGTCGAGCGATCAGCCCGCGCCGAATGCTCAACCCGAGGGGCGGACGGAGGAGCCTGCGACCCCAGTGTCAGGGGCAGATGAGCAGCCTACGACTGTCATCCCCACGGCGGGCCGTGGCCAAGATAACGGGAGCCGTGGCCAGGATAGTGATAGGCGTGGCCAAGATAACGAGAGCCGTGGCCAAGATAACGGGAACCGTGGCCACAACAGCGCGGGCGAGGGGCCCGCGAAGGCAGTTGGTGTTGGTGCAGGTCCAACTGGTCAGTCTGCAACCACGCAACCCCAGGGTAGCGACGACACGGTGGTGTTCCCAGAAGCCAACGCTAACCCTCACCGGGGTGACGTGCATCCCGCTGAGAGCGCACTGGCGCCAGCTGAGCCGCAGGCAGCAGCGGTGGGTACGGATGCCACCGTTGTGGAAGGGGATCCAGCCACTGACGTGCATGTGCACGACAAGCGGGGCACCACCGGTTTCGGACTCTTCCTATTGCGCCTCGTAGCCGGTGTGTTACTGCTGGTGTACGGACTGCAGACACTGTTTGCGTTCGGAGGAAACCCCGGCCTCAATGCCTTCGAGGGATTGCTGACCCAGTACAAGTACGCTGACCTCCTTGCCGTGGGTCTGTCCATTGGACAAGTGGCTGCGGGTGGCCTGTTGATTCTGGGGCTACTTACACCCGTGGGAGCGGCAGTGGGTGCGATCGTCAGCGCATTCTTGGCGGGGCACTACATGGGTATGTCCGGTGGAAACCTGTGGCCCTATGCCTTAAGCCCACAAACCCAACTGTGGAGTCTGTTGGCGTTGATCTGCTTGGCTTTGATTTTCACGGGTCCGGGGCGGATCTCCGTGGACCGCAACCGGGGTTGGGCTCGCCGCCCGCTGGCCTCCGCCTGGATTTTTGCGATCATCGCCATCGGCGCAGCTGCGGCATTGTGGATCGTCGTCGGCGGTGGGAACCCGGTTCGTTAA